Proteins encoded by one window of Phytohabitans houttuyneae:
- a CDS encoding MFS transporter, translating to MTISQERWRATPAQRWTLALSALASFIVVLDMLVVATALSAIQRDLGASLADLEWTVNAYTLSFAVLLMTGAALGDRYGRVRMFAAGLALFAVASAACALATGVGTLVAARTVQGAAAAMIMPLALALLNGAFPPERRGWATGIYGSVTGLAAILGPVLGGAVTEAATWQWIFWLNVPVGLLAVPLVLTRVAESRGPAAALDLPGLALAAGAAFGLTWGLVRAGTAGWGSAETLTALAAGAVLGVAFVAWALRAKAPMLPLRLFRSRAFSAGNAVIFFLNAALTGAIFFTAQLHQVALGAGPLEAGLRLLPWGIVPFLIAPRAGALADRIGERPLIVAGNLLMTAGMGWLALLADPEAGYLSMVVPMALGGLGFSLAVPAATMAVVSRVAPPDIGRASGTFSTTRQLGGAFGIAILGAAFAAAGGYASPRAFTDGYAVALACASALTLAGAVAGALLPPRARQRIAAPAGPPRVPGYAGSARHATGRSEDAPEG from the coding sequence ATGACGATCTCGCAGGAGCGGTGGCGGGCCACGCCCGCGCAGCGCTGGACGCTCGCGCTGAGCGCGCTGGCGTCGTTCATCGTGGTGCTCGACATGCTGGTGGTGGCGACCGCGCTGAGCGCCATCCAGCGTGACCTGGGCGCCTCCCTGGCCGACCTGGAGTGGACGGTCAACGCGTACACGCTCAGCTTCGCGGTGCTGCTGATGACCGGCGCGGCGCTGGGCGACCGGTACGGGCGGGTCCGGATGTTCGCCGCCGGCCTCGCGCTCTTCGCGGTGGCCTCGGCCGCCTGCGCGCTGGCCACCGGCGTGGGCACGCTTGTCGCCGCCCGCACGGTGCAGGGCGCCGCCGCCGCCATGATCATGCCGCTCGCGCTGGCGCTGCTCAACGGCGCCTTCCCGCCGGAGCGGCGGGGCTGGGCGACCGGCATCTACGGCAGCGTCACCGGGCTCGCCGCGATCCTCGGGCCGGTGCTGGGCGGCGCGGTCACCGAGGCGGCCACCTGGCAGTGGATCTTCTGGCTTAACGTGCCGGTCGGGCTGCTCGCGGTACCCCTGGTGCTCACCCGGGTCGCGGAGAGCCGCGGCCCGGCGGCGGCGCTCGACCTGCCCGGCCTCGCCCTGGCGGCGGGCGCGGCCTTCGGCCTGACCTGGGGCCTGGTCCGCGCCGGCACGGCCGGCTGGGGGAGCGCGGAGACCCTCACGGCGCTCGCGGCCGGCGCGGTGCTGGGGGTGGCGTTCGTGGCGTGGGCGTTGCGCGCGAAGGCGCCGATGCTGCCGCTGCGGCTGTTCCGGTCGCGCGCGTTCTCGGCCGGGAACGCCGTGATCTTCTTCCTCAACGCCGCGCTCACCGGCGCGATCTTCTTCACCGCGCAGCTGCACCAGGTCGCGCTCGGCGCCGGCCCGCTGGAGGCGGGGCTGCGGCTGCTGCCGTGGGGGATCGTGCCGTTTCTGATCGCGCCGCGGGCGGGCGCGCTCGCGGACCGCATCGGCGAGCGGCCGCTGATCGTCGCCGGCAACCTGCTGATGACCGCCGGCATGGGCTGGCTCGCGCTGCTTGCCGACCCAGAAGCCGGGTACCTGTCGATGGTGGTGCCGATGGCCCTCGGCGGCCTCGGTTTCTCGCTCGCGGTACCGGCGGCCACGATGGCGGTGGTCAGCCGGGTCGCGCCACCGGACATCGGGCGCGCGTCCGGGACGTTCAGCACGACCCGCCAGCTGGGTGGGGCGTTCGGCATCGCGATCCTGGGCGCGGCCTTCGCGGCCGCCGGCGGCTACGCGTCACCGCGCGCCTTCACCGACGGGTACGCGGTGGCGCTCGCCTGCGCGTCGGCGCTCACCCTGGCCGGCGCGGTCGCCGGCGCGCTGCTCCCGCCCCGCGCGCGGCAGCGGATCGCCGCACCCGCCGGTCCGCCACGGGTGCCCGGCTACGCCGGCTCGGCGCGGCATGCGACCGGGCGTTCAGAGGACGCGCCAGAAGGGTGA
- a CDS encoding sigma-70 family RNA polymerase sigma factor, with protein MTDVLVRARAGDGEAFRELVEPYRRELQVHCYRMLGSVQDAEDLLQETLLAAWRGLGGFAGRSTLRTWLYRIATNRCLNALRAGDRRIREAQPRIEVDLPQPTLWAEPSWLEPYPDALLDGVPDTAPGPDARYERKEAISLAFVAAMQSLPPRQRAVLVLRDVLGFRASEVAETLGTTEDSVTSALKRARAALATALPAPSGLPDDQREREVAARFAEAFEGGDVDAIVGMLTDDAWLRMPPLPLEYQGHAAIHELLRTVAFRGIRRYRLVPTRANGQPAFGSYLYDAHSPTGRAHGLLVVTVAGDRVSEFTRFVNNSLLGRFGLPRTLP; from the coding sequence GTGACGGACGTGCTGGTCCGCGCGCGGGCGGGTGACGGCGAGGCCTTCCGGGAGCTGGTCGAGCCGTACCGGCGCGAGCTGCAGGTGCACTGCTACCGGATGCTCGGCTCGGTGCAGGACGCCGAGGACCTGCTGCAGGAGACGCTGCTGGCCGCGTGGCGAGGGCTGGGCGGCTTCGCCGGGCGCTCGACGCTGCGCACCTGGCTGTACCGGATCGCCACCAACCGCTGCCTCAACGCGCTCCGCGCCGGCGACCGGCGCATCCGGGAGGCGCAGCCGCGCATCGAGGTCGACCTGCCCCAGCCGACGCTGTGGGCGGAGCCGTCCTGGCTCGAGCCGTACCCCGACGCGCTGCTCGACGGCGTACCGGACACCGCGCCCGGGCCGGACGCCCGCTACGAGCGCAAGGAGGCGATCTCGCTCGCGTTCGTGGCGGCGATGCAGTCGCTGCCGCCCCGGCAGCGGGCGGTGCTCGTGCTCCGGGACGTGCTCGGCTTCCGGGCCAGCGAGGTCGCCGAGACGCTCGGTACCACCGAGGACTCCGTGACGAGTGCGCTCAAGCGGGCCCGCGCCGCGCTCGCCACCGCGTTGCCGGCACCCTCCGGCCTCCCGGACGACCAGCGGGAACGGGAGGTGGCCGCCCGCTTCGCCGAGGCGTTCGAGGGCGGCGACGTGGACGCGATCGTCGGGATGCTCACCGACGACGCGTGGCTGCGGATGCCGCCGCTGCCGCTGGAGTACCAGGGCCACGCGGCCATCCACGAGCTGCTGCGCACCGTCGCGTTCCGCGGCATCCGCCGGTACCGGCTGGTACCCACCCGGGCGAACGGGCAGCCCGCGTTCGGCTCGTACCTCTACGACGCGCACTCGCCCACCGGCCGGGCGCACGGCCTGCTCGTGGTGACCGTGGCCGGCGACCGCGTGTCCGAGTTCACCCGATTTGTCAACAACAGCCTGCTGGGCCGCTTCGGGCTGCCGCGGACCCTGCCGTGA
- a CDS encoding ankyrin repeat domain-containing protein → MTGGEGGWARMGYRSWGDLTQVRARLAAGADPEAELGSRWRPLHLAAEWGTAEVVAALIAAGADVEADHEGRSPLWIAVQAGQAGSARALAAAGADPWRPMMAGWSPGRLSLAGRTPDLFDRPPGAPGLTDAERAAAAEGHRLVDAIGTPHYDGLSLCCAAGIDATEAVRRLDAAEVPGDPDELVRRLSDDPMGEETLLTVGVTDVEGGCVVTQPWAYGAATPVVCRRLSEGTFSYGMYANPKSGNQGRATRDGEVVAWDLHPGGGWSSADDTAGEILHTFLYRFRALASCCAHAGLRLTDARPIVGPPDRWVRLPPGDYWAR, encoded by the coding sequence TTGACCGGCGGCGAGGGCGGCTGGGCGCGGATGGGCTACCGGTCCTGGGGAGACCTCACGCAGGTGCGCGCCCGGCTCGCCGCCGGCGCCGACCCCGAGGCGGAGCTGGGGAGCCGCTGGCGGCCGCTGCACCTGGCGGCCGAGTGGGGCACCGCCGAGGTCGTGGCAGCGCTCATCGCGGCCGGCGCCGACGTGGAGGCCGACCACGAGGGGCGCAGTCCACTGTGGATCGCCGTGCAGGCGGGCCAGGCCGGCAGCGCCCGCGCCCTCGCCGCCGCCGGTGCCGACCCGTGGCGGCCGATGATGGCCGGCTGGTCGCCGGGGCGGCTGAGCCTGGCCGGCCGCACGCCCGACCTCTTCGACCGCCCACCCGGCGCGCCCGGCCTCACCGATGCCGAGCGCGCGGCGGCCGCGGAGGGGCACCGCCTCGTCGACGCGATCGGCACGCCGCACTACGACGGCCTGAGCCTGTGCTGCGCGGCCGGCATCGACGCGACCGAGGCGGTGCGCCGCCTGGACGCCGCCGAGGTGCCCGGCGACCCCGACGAGCTCGTCCGGCGGCTGAGCGACGACCCGATGGGCGAGGAGACGCTGCTCACGGTCGGCGTCACGGACGTCGAGGGCGGCTGCGTGGTGACCCAGCCCTGGGCGTACGGCGCGGCCACCCCCGTCGTGTGCCGCCGGCTGTCGGAGGGCACGTTCAGCTACGGCATGTACGCCAACCCGAAGAGCGGCAACCAGGGCCGGGCCACCCGCGACGGCGAGGTGGTGGCCTGGGACCTGCACCCGGGCGGCGGCTGGTCGAGCGCGGACGACACGGCCGGCGAGATCCTGCACACGTTCCTGTACCGGTTTCGCGCGCTGGCCTCCTGCTGCGCCCACGCGGGGCTGCGGCTCACCGACGCCCGCCCGATCGTCGGCCCGCCCGACCGCTGGGTCCGCCTCCCGCCGGGCGACTACTGGGCGCGCTGA
- a CDS encoding TIGR03619 family F420-dependent LLM class oxidoreductase yields MRFAVSYSPAYHGMDPQTLVGYARDAEEAGFEAIYLPEHIALYPGAAIGEMPIPPALESPDPLDTLAFVAAATSRILLGTGVLLLPYHHPVVLAKRLATIDVLSRGRMRLLTVGIGTLPGEARATGVDFATRGRRADEAIDVLRLLWGGGEEGVSHHGEFFDFAELTCYPKPYGVRHLPIHIGGSSRAAARRAGSRGDGWFPGGLIAPDERRAQLDLARAEAAEAGRDPAALEYTRWASVDVTPERVEALAAEGVTQLVVGATAEDPAGRRKQLNALAARFSLAA; encoded by the coding sequence TTGAGGTTCGCGGTCAGCTACAGCCCGGCGTACCACGGCATGGACCCGCAGACGCTTGTCGGCTACGCGCGGGACGCGGAGGAGGCCGGCTTCGAGGCCATCTACCTGCCCGAGCACATCGCGCTCTACCCGGGCGCCGCCATCGGCGAGATGCCGATCCCGCCCGCGCTGGAAAGCCCCGACCCGCTCGACACGCTCGCCTTCGTGGCGGCCGCCACCTCGCGGATCCTGCTCGGCACCGGGGTGCTGCTGCTGCCGTACCACCACCCGGTCGTGCTCGCCAAGCGCCTGGCCACCATCGACGTGCTGTCGCGGGGGCGGATGCGGCTGCTCACCGTGGGCATCGGCACGCTGCCCGGCGAGGCGCGGGCGACCGGCGTCGACTTCGCCACCCGCGGCCGCCGCGCCGACGAGGCGATCGACGTGCTCCGCCTGCTGTGGGGCGGCGGCGAGGAGGGGGTGAGCCACCACGGCGAGTTCTTCGACTTCGCGGAGCTGACCTGCTACCCCAAGCCGTACGGCGTGCGGCACCTGCCGATCCACATCGGAGGGTCGAGCCGCGCGGCCGCCCGGCGGGCGGGCAGCCGTGGCGACGGCTGGTTTCCCGGCGGCCTGATCGCCCCGGACGAGCGCCGTGCCCAGCTCGACCTCGCCCGCGCCGAGGCGGCCGAGGCGGGGCGCGACCCGGCGGCGCTGGAGTACACCCGCTGGGCCTCCGTCGACGTCACCCCGGAGCGGGTCGAGGCGCTCGCTGCCGAGGGCGTGACCCAGCTCGTCGTCGGCGCCACGGCCGAGGACCCGGCCGGCCGGCGCAAGCAGCTGAACGCCCTCGCGGCGCGCTTTTCGCTCGCGGCCTGA
- a CDS encoding MerR family transcriptional regulator, with protein sequence MRIGELAGQAGTTTRALRYYEAHGLVRPRRAANGYRDYDEAELRVVREIRALLATGFALDEIRPFVACLRAGNPSGDVCPDSVSVLRRKLAEVEAYIERLEAVRGQLREQLGGAR encoded by the coding sequence ATGCGGATTGGCGAGCTGGCGGGGCAGGCCGGCACCACGACGCGGGCGCTGCGCTACTACGAGGCGCACGGGCTGGTGCGCCCGCGGCGCGCGGCCAACGGCTACCGCGACTACGACGAGGCGGAGCTGCGGGTCGTGCGCGAGATCCGCGCGCTGCTCGCCACCGGGTTCGCGCTGGATGAGATCCGCCCGTTCGTGGCGTGCCTGCGGGCCGGCAACCCCAGCGGCGACGTCTGCCCCGACTCGGTGAGCGTGCTGCGGCGCAAGCTCGCCGAGGTGGAGGCGTACATCGAGCGGCTCGAAGCCGTCCGTGGCCAGCTCCGGGAGCAGCTGGGCGGGGCGCGTTGA